A genomic stretch from Streptomyces sp. QL37 includes:
- a CDS encoding (2Fe-2S)-binding protein yields the protein MSTEPSETSVSPPMRTATSRRTFIATTSAVGGVVAAGGLASGSALFGAQPAAAAETPPSSGVTLSVNGRRHTLTVDNRTSLLDLLREHLGLTGSKKGCDAGACGACTVLVDGRRVNSCLTLAVRLDGAEVTTIEGLADGDELHPLQQAFIDQDALQCGYCTPGQIMSGVGCIQERHTGSEEEIREWMSGNICRCGCYVKIVRAVEQATGRK from the coding sequence ATGTCTACCGAACCTTCCGAGACGTCTGTCTCTCCCCCCATGCGGACCGCGACGTCGCGCCGTACCTTCATCGCGACGACCTCCGCGGTCGGCGGAGTCGTGGCGGCAGGTGGTCTGGCCTCCGGCTCCGCGCTGTTCGGCGCCCAGCCGGCAGCGGCCGCCGAGACGCCACCCTCCAGCGGTGTCACCCTGAGCGTCAACGGCCGGCGGCACACCCTCACGGTCGACAACCGCACCTCCCTGCTGGACCTGTTGCGCGAGCATCTCGGTCTGACCGGTTCGAAGAAGGGCTGCGACGCCGGTGCCTGCGGAGCATGCACGGTCCTGGTCGACGGGCGCCGTGTGAACTCCTGCCTCACCCTGGCGGTGCGTCTGGACGGTGCCGAGGTGACCACGATCGAGGGTCTCGCCGACGGCGACGAACTCCACCCGCTGCAACAGGCGTTCATCGACCAGGACGCCCTTCAGTGCGGCTACTGCACGCCGGGACAGATCATGTCCGGCGTCGGCTGCATCCAGGAGCGCCACACCGGCTCCGAGGAGGAGATCCGGGAATGGATGAGCGGCAACATCTGCCGCTGCGGCTGTTACGTCAAGATCGTGCGCGCGGTCGAGCAGGCCACAGGCCGGAAGTGA
- a CDS encoding oxidoreductase encodes MPTWFITGCSTGLGRALAEAVLERGWNAVVTARSVTKVQDLAAAHPETALALALDVGDTAGIARAIEQAEERFGAVDVLVNNAGHGYRAAVEEGEDAEVGELFATNFFGPVALIKAALPGMRARRRGAIVNVSSIAGQYSSPGSGYYSATKFALEGMSDALSKEVGPLGIKVLVVEPGAFRTDFAGRSLQQARTPIEDYARTAGLRRKENDTTHGTQPGDPEKAPQAVIDALESENTPFRLLLGSDAVTVVREELTARLHEVEAWEAVSRTTDFAG; translated from the coding sequence GTGCCCACATGGTTCATCACCGGCTGCTCCACCGGTCTCGGCCGAGCCCTCGCCGAGGCCGTCCTGGAGCGTGGCTGGAACGCGGTCGTCACCGCGCGCAGCGTCACCAAGGTCCAGGACCTCGCCGCCGCCCATCCCGAGACCGCTCTCGCGCTCGCACTGGACGTCGGCGACACCGCCGGCATCGCCCGGGCGATCGAACAGGCCGAGGAACGCTTCGGTGCGGTCGACGTGCTCGTCAACAACGCGGGGCACGGATACCGTGCGGCCGTCGAGGAGGGCGAGGACGCGGAGGTGGGGGAGCTGTTCGCCACCAACTTCTTCGGCCCCGTCGCGCTGATCAAGGCCGCGCTGCCGGGCATGCGCGCCCGCCGGCGCGGCGCGATCGTCAATGTCTCGTCGATCGCGGGGCAGTACTCGTCGCCCGGTTCCGGTTACTACTCCGCGACCAAGTTCGCCCTCGAAGGGATGTCGGACGCCCTGAGCAAGGAGGTCGGCCCGCTCGGCATCAAGGTGCTGGTCGTCGAGCCCGGTGCGTTCCGTACCGACTTCGCAGGCCGCTCGCTGCAGCAGGCCCGCACCCCCATCGAGGACTACGCCCGGACCGCGGGGCTGCGCCGCAAGGAGAACGACACCACCCACGGCACCCAGCCCGGCGATCCGGAAAAGGCCCCGCAGGCCGTCATCGACGCGCTGGAGTCCGAGAACACCCCCTTCCGGCTTCTCCTCGGCAGCGACGCCGTCACGGTCGTACGCGAGGAACTCACGGCTCGTCTCCACGAAGTCGAGGCCTGGGAGGCCGTGAGCAGGACGACCGATTTCGCCGGCTGA
- a CDS encoding SDR family oxidoreductase yields MSQKQQITDVLMVGATGTIGQLAVRAAERHGLRPRALVRDTERAARQLPGIELVQGDLEDAASLRHAVAGADAVVLTHGSGGDPRPDAREHIDYGGVRNILTALDGARPRVALMTSIYATREDVPGANPWKRRSERLLRASGLSYTIVRPGWFDHAGPTQRRLVLEQGGTADGGIAGDQIAETLVRSLLTDTALGKTFELIAAEGEEPSDQADWAGLFGALEGDGPRSTDGALDPAGLPVEAEPRRIRADLDAILALGRTGGR; encoded by the coding sequence ATGTCCCAGAAGCAGCAGATCACCGACGTACTCATGGTCGGTGCGACCGGCACCATCGGGCAGCTCGCGGTTCGGGCCGCCGAGCGCCACGGCCTGCGTCCGCGGGCTCTCGTCCGCGACACGGAGCGAGCCGCACGCCAACTGCCCGGCATCGAGCTCGTGCAGGGAGACCTGGAGGACGCCGCCTCCCTGCGGCACGCCGTCGCCGGAGCCGATGCGGTCGTCCTCACTCATGGATCAGGCGGCGACCCACGCCCGGATGCCCGTGAACACATCGATTACGGAGGTGTCCGCAACATCCTCACGGCGCTCGACGGCGCCCGGCCCCGGGTGGCTCTCATGACCTCCATCTACGCCACCCGCGAGGACGTCCCCGGCGCGAACCCGTGGAAACGACGCTCCGAGCGCCTCCTGCGAGCCAGTGGGCTGTCCTACACGATCGTGCGCCCCGGATGGTTCGACCACGCCGGCCCCACACAACGGCGACTCGTCCTGGAACAGGGCGGGACGGCCGACGGCGGAATCGCCGGTGACCAGATCGCCGAGACGCTCGTACGGAGCCTGCTGACCGACACCGCCCTGGGCAAGACGTTCGAGCTGATCGCCGCCGAGGGCGAGGAGCCCTCCGACCAGGCGGACTGGGCCGGTCTCTTCGGCGCTCTGGAGGGTGACGGCCCCCGTTCCACGGACGGTGCGCTGGACCCGGCCGGTCTCCCGGTCGAAGCCGAACCCCGCCGGATCCGCGCCGATCTCGACGCGATCCTTGCGCTCGGCAGGACCGGCGGACGATGA
- a CDS encoding NADP-dependent oxidoreductase gives MKAVGAKQFGGPQVLEVLELPVPDVGPGQVRIRVRAAAVNPTDTMLRGGAAISAWRQKEPPYVPGMDAAGTAERIGEGTQTDLRVGDRVMAVVVPVGSHGAYAEQIVVPADSVARSPANASDAEVATLPMNGLTARLALDDLRLRPGDTVAVTGAAGAVGGYVIELAKADGLRVIADAAPKDEALVRGLGADVVLPRGEDYPRRVRAEVPGGVDGAVDTALLERRLLPAVRDGGRIATLRRFEEEGERGVTFHPVVVSEHAREAGRLETLRRQAEEGLLTLRAAEVLPAGEAAEAHRRLEAGGVRGRLVLAF, from the coding sequence ATGAAGGCAGTAGGAGCGAAGCAGTTCGGTGGCCCGCAGGTGCTGGAGGTCCTGGAGTTGCCCGTACCCGATGTCGGGCCCGGGCAGGTGCGTATCCGTGTGCGCGCGGCAGCGGTGAATCCGACCGACACCATGCTGCGCGGCGGAGCCGCGATCTCGGCCTGGCGGCAGAAGGAACCGCCCTACGTGCCGGGGATGGACGCGGCGGGCACGGCGGAGCGGATCGGTGAGGGCACGCAGACGGATCTGCGGGTCGGTGACCGGGTGATGGCCGTCGTCGTACCGGTCGGCAGCCACGGTGCCTACGCCGAGCAGATCGTGGTGCCCGCCGACTCGGTGGCGCGTTCACCCGCGAATGCGAGCGACGCGGAGGTGGCGACGCTGCCGATGAACGGGCTCACCGCGCGGCTCGCCCTCGACGACCTCCGCCTTCGTCCTGGGGACACGGTTGCGGTCACGGGGGCCGCAGGGGCCGTGGGCGGATACGTGATCGAACTGGCGAAGGCGGACGGCCTGCGCGTCATCGCGGACGCCGCACCGAAGGACGAGGCGCTGGTACGCGGGCTGGGGGCCGATGTCGTGCTGCCCCGCGGGGAGGACTACCCCCGGCGTGTGCGTGCGGAGGTGCCGGGAGGCGTGGACGGTGCGGTGGACACCGCGCTGCTGGAGAGAAGACTGCTGCCGGCGGTGCGGGACGGCGGTCGTATCGCCACACTGCGCCGCTTCGAGGAAGAGGGCGAGCGGGGCGTGACCTTCCATCCCGTGGTCGTCTCCGAGCACGCCCGGGAGGCCGGCAGACTGGAGACGCTTCGCCGGCAGGCGGAGGAAGGCCTGCTGACGCTGCGTGCCGCCGAGGTGCTGCCCGCGGGCGAAGCCGCCGAAGCACACCGCCGGCTGGAGGCGGGCGGAGTGCGGGGCCGACTCGTGCTCGCTTTCTGA
- a CDS encoding flavodoxin has protein sequence MTGAQISGCSASKDDGSAPETSGGTTRRTTEAAAPTSLSGRRVLLAYFSRAGENYSYGGRTNLRTGNTEVLARMISEHIECDVHRIEAVDRYPDDYEETVARNVREQESDARPAIADLPASIEPYDTVLLGSPIWNVRAPMIMTTFTEKFDFGGRTVLPVTTYAMSGLGTTGSDYARSCPGATIGDGLAVRGEEVREAEGEVRSWLRRTGLLRD, from the coding sequence ATGACCGGAGCCCAGATCAGCGGCTGTTCCGCGTCGAAGGACGACGGGAGCGCACCGGAGACATCCGGCGGAACCACACGGAGGACCACCGAGGCCGCCGCCCCGACCTCTTTGTCCGGGCGGCGGGTACTACTGGCGTACTTCTCCCGGGCGGGCGAGAACTACTCGTACGGAGGGCGCACCAACCTCAGGACGGGCAACACCGAAGTCCTGGCCCGGATGATCAGTGAGCACATCGAGTGTGACGTCCACCGCATCGAAGCCGTCGACCGCTATCCCGACGACTACGAGGAGACCGTCGCCCGCAACGTCCGCGAGCAGGAGAGCGACGCCCGGCCGGCCATCGCGGATCTCCCGGCCTCGATCGAACCGTACGACACGGTGCTGCTGGGCAGCCCCATCTGGAACGTTCGCGCTCCCATGATCATGACGACGTTCACGGAGAAGTTCGACTTCGGCGGCAGGACGGTCCTCCCGGTCACCACGTACGCCATGAGCGGGCTCGGCACGACAGGGAGCGACTACGCCCGGTCGTGCCCCGGCGCGACCATCGGCGACGGACTCGCGGTACGCGGTGAGGAAGTCCGGGAAGCCGAGGGCGAAGTCAGGTCCTGGCTGCGACGCACCGGCCTTCTCCGGGACTGA
- a CDS encoding aldo/keto reductase has protein sequence MKYIKLRDLKVSRIGLGAMGMSHGYTGSGTDEAESVRTLHRALELGVTLIDTAEIYGPYTNEELLGRALKGRREEVVLATKFGLVSHAGEGAWNPDSSPANIRTAVEGSLKRLGTDHIDLYYQHRVDPNTPVEETAGAVGELIAEGKVRAFGLSEAGPDTIRRAHAVHPVTAVQSEYSLWTRGVEERVLPVLRELNIGLVPFAPLGHGFLTGKIRSTDDFDESDFRHGNPRFTGENFRRNLRLADEVQAVAAEAGATPAQVALAWLLAQGDDIAPIPGTKRVARVEENTAADALELTTGQLTALSSLPPAAGDTHTEAQQQLLER, from the coding sequence ATGAAATACATCAAACTACGCGATCTGAAGGTCTCGCGGATCGGTCTCGGTGCGATGGGCATGTCCCATGGCTATACCGGTTCCGGGACGGACGAGGCGGAGTCGGTCCGCACCCTGCACCGAGCGCTGGAGCTGGGGGTGACGCTGATCGACACCGCGGAGATCTACGGTCCGTACACCAATGAGGAGCTCCTCGGCCGCGCGCTCAAGGGCCGCCGCGAGGAGGTCGTGCTGGCGACCAAGTTCGGCCTGGTCTCGCATGCGGGCGAGGGCGCCTGGAATCCGGACAGCAGCCCGGCCAACATCCGCACCGCTGTCGAAGGTTCGTTGAAGCGGCTCGGCACCGACCACATCGATCTCTACTACCAGCACCGCGTCGATCCGAACACTCCCGTCGAGGAGACCGCAGGTGCGGTCGGCGAGCTGATCGCCGAGGGAAAGGTCCGCGCATTCGGCCTGTCCGAGGCCGGCCCGGACACCATTCGCCGCGCCCACGCCGTTCACCCCGTCACGGCCGTCCAGTCGGAGTACTCCCTGTGGACCCGGGGTGTGGAGGAACGGGTGCTCCCGGTCCTGCGGGAGCTGAACATCGGCCTGGTCCCCTTCGCGCCGCTCGGGCACGGCTTCCTCACCGGAAAGATCCGCTCGACCGACGACTTCGATGAGAGCGACTTCCGCCACGGCAACCCGCGCTTCACCGGCGAGAACTTCCGGCGGAACCTTCGCCTGGCCGACGAGGTCCAGGCCGTCGCCGCCGAAGCAGGCGCCACACCCGCGCAGGTCGCGCTGGCCTGGCTGCTCGCGCAAGGCGATGACATCGCTCCCATCCCCGGCACCAAGCGGGTGGCCCGGGTCGAGGAGAACACCGCCGCGGACGCCCTCGAACTCACCACCGGACAGCTCACCGCGCTCAGCAGCCTGCCCCCCGCCGCGGGGGACACCCACACCGAAGCCCAGCAGCAGCTGCTCGAACGCTGA
- a CDS encoding aldo/keto reductase, translated as MQTVTLNNGVEMPILGFGVFQIPPEDTERTVTDALAAGYRLLDTAAAYGNEEAVGRAIKNSGVPREDLFVTTKLWIQDAPAEENAKRAFETSLRKLGLDHVDLYLMHQPFGDVYGQWRAMEQVHHEGRAKAIGVANFYPDRLVDLISNNDVTPAVNQIETHPFFQRTADQDVMREHGVQIQSWGGFAEGKNSLFTNPVLSDIGEAHGKSVAQVVLRWLIQRDVVTIPKSVRAERMAENFDVFDFELTDDQMASIATLDTGSSLFFDHRDPAVAGQLGKRRLTD; from the coding sequence GTGCAGACCGTCACCCTGAACAACGGCGTCGAGATGCCCATCCTCGGCTTCGGAGTGTTCCAGATCCCGCCGGAGGACACCGAGCGGACCGTCACCGACGCGCTCGCCGCCGGCTACCGGCTGCTCGACACGGCCGCCGCGTACGGCAACGAGGAAGCAGTCGGCCGCGCCATCAAGAACAGCGGCGTCCCGCGCGAGGACCTGTTCGTCACCACCAAGCTGTGGATCCAGGACGCTCCTGCGGAGGAGAACGCCAAGCGCGCCTTCGAGACCTCGCTGCGCAAGCTCGGCCTCGACCACGTCGACCTGTACCTGATGCACCAGCCCTTCGGCGATGTCTACGGGCAGTGGCGGGCCATGGAGCAGGTGCACCACGAGGGGCGTGCCAAGGCGATCGGTGTGGCCAACTTCTACCCCGACCGGCTCGTCGACCTCATCAGCAACAACGACGTCACCCCCGCGGTCAACCAGATCGAGACCCACCCCTTCTTCCAGCGCACCGCCGACCAGGACGTCATGCGCGAACACGGCGTACAGATCCAGTCCTGGGGCGGATTCGCCGAAGGCAAGAACAGCCTCTTCACGAACCCGGTCCTGAGCGACATCGGCGAGGCCCACGGAAAGTCCGTCGCCCAGGTCGTGCTCCGCTGGCTCATCCAGCGCGACGTCGTCACCATCCCCAAGTCCGTCCGCGCCGAGCGCATGGCGGAGAACTTCGACGTCTTCGACTTCGAGCTCACCGACGACCAGATGGCCTCCATCGCCACCCTGGACACGGGCTCCTCGCTGTTTTTCGACCACCGGGACCCCGCGGTCGCCGGGCAGCTGGGCAAGCGGCGCCTGACCGACTGA